The DNA sequence CTTGAGCCGGAACAGCCGCTCCCACAGCAGGTGCCGCGCCTGCGGGTCCAGCCCGGTGGTGGGCTCGTCGAGCAGCACCAGGTCGGGCTCGTTGATCATCGCGCGGGCGATGGACAGGCGGCGCTTCATGCCGCCCGACAGCGGCTCGACGGTGCTGGCCGCCTTCTCCGTGAGCTGCACGAACTCCAGCAGTTCGGCGGCGCGGCGGCGGCCCTCCGTGCGCGGGATGCCGAAATAGCGCGCGTACGTCGTCAGGTTCTCGAAGACGGTGAGGTCCGGGTCGAGGTTGTCGGTCTGCGGGCACACGCCCAGGCGCGCCCGGACCTTCGAACCCTCCCCGACCGGGTCCATGCCGAGGATGCGCAGCTCACCGCCGGTCGGGTGCGAGACGCAGCCGATCATGCGCATGGTCGACGACTTGCCCGCCCCGTTGGGGCCGAGGAAGCCGAACGCCTCCCCCGGCGCCACCTCCAGGTCGATGCCGTCGACGGCGGTGAAGTCGCCGAAGCGTTTCACCAGGTTGCGGGCGTAGATCATGGGGGGCCTGCCGGCTTGCGTGGTCACGTCGGCGACCCTATCCGCACCCGCCGACAGAACCGCAACCGTTTTACCAGTTCATAGATCGTTCTGAGCGGCCGCGACCAGCTGGTCGGTGGCGGCGGCGACCGCCGGGCTGTCGGGGTCGGTGCCCTCGTCGTAGCGGACCGTCCAGGCCAGGCCGTCCATGCCGGGGACCCGCCGCGCGAAGACCCACAGGCCGCCGCCGGGCACCTCGTGGTGCACCGGATGGCGCACCGAGCTCGTCACCCGCAGGTGGACCTGGTGCGGCAGGTGGTCGGGGTCGGTCAGCGGCAGGCGTACGGGCGCGGCGTCGGCGACGACCTCGTACCCGGCGCGCTCGGCCGCCACCGCGGCCGTGGTGATCACCATTACGGTGCCGTCCCAGGCCGCCTTGTCGATGCGGTGCCAGCCGGTGCGCGCCCCGTCCCACCACAGGCCGAGGTTCGTGGCCACGACGACGCCGTCGCCGCACGGCGCCCAGGCCAGCACGCGCTCGCTGCGGTCGAACTGCGGCCGCAGCGCCGGGGGCAGCACCCGGCGGCCCTTGAACAGTTGAAACGCCATCACAGCCCTCCTGCGGCCTTCTCCTTCAGAGCCCGGGAATGCTGTTCCAGGGCGACGAGCTCGGTGAACCGGGCGCGGTAGGCCTCAGCCTCGGTCACCGGGTTGATCCGCTGCAACTTCGACTTGACCTCGCCGATGCGCTGGTTGAGCATCGCCAGCTGCAACCGGGCCAGCACCACGTGCAGGTACGCCGAGTCGGGCTCGCCGTCGTAGCGCACCGGCTCCACCGCCAGCTCCAGCACCAGCATCTGCGCGGCGAGATCGGCACAGGCATCGCGGACGGCGTTGACCCAGCCCGCCCCGGCCACGCCCACGCTGGCCCCGCCCGCCGCCGCGATCGCGGCCCGCACGGCCTGGTGCGGCGGGTGGGAGTAGAACGTCTCGTCCACGGCGTCGAAGACCGGACCGGCCAGCACCGGGCTCTGCACGGCGAGCTTGAGCGCCTCCCGCTCGACCACCAGCCGCGGGTTGTCCGGGGCGGTGGCGGCCGGGCGCTGGGCGGGCGCGGGGGTGTCGCTGCTCGCGTTGCGCACGGCCGTACGGACCTGGTCGACGTCGACGCCGATGTCCCCGGCGAGCTTCTGGGCATACCCGGTGAGCAGTGATCTGTCTTTGATCTTGGCGACCATCGGGGCGGTGGCCCGCAGCGCCCCGACCCGGCCCTCGACCGTGTCCAGGTCGAACCGGGCCAGCGTCGAGCGCAGCGCGAACGCGATCAGCGGCTCGCGCCGGGCGACCAGGTCGCGCACCGCCAGCTCACCCTTTGCCAGGCGCAGCTCGCACGGGTCCATGCCGTCCGGGCTGACCGCGATGAACGTCTGCCCGACGAACCGCTGGTCGTCGCCGAACGCCCGCAGCGCCGCCTTCTGCCCGGCGGCGTCGCCGTCGAAGGTGAAGATGATCTCCCCGGCGAAGGTGTCGGTGTCCAGCAGCAGCCGCCGCAGCACCCCGATGTGGTCGGAGCCGAACGAGGTGCCGCAGGTGGCCACGGCGGTGGTCACGCCCGCGAGGTGGCAGGCCATCACATCGGTGTACCCCTCGACGATCACCGCCCGGCCCTGCCGCGCGATCTCCCGCTTGGCCTGGTCGATGCCGTAGAGCACGTGCGACTTCTTGTACAGCGGCGTCTCGGGGGTGTTCAGGTATTTCGGGCCGTCGTCGTCGTCGAACAGCTTGCGCGCGCCGAACCCGATCACGTCGCCCGATACGTCCCGGATCGGCCACAGCAGCCGCCGCCGGAACCGGTCCACCATGCTGCCCGAGCGAGCCAGCCGGGCCAGCCCGGCCGTCTCCATCTCCGCATTGCTGAAACCACGCCCGCGCAGGTGCTTCGTGAGCAGGTCCCAGTCGGCCGGGGCGAACCCGCAGCCGTAGCGCTGCGCCGCGTCGCGGTCGAAGCCGCGCTGGGCCAAAAACTCCCGCGCCGCCCGCGCACCGGGGGTGAGCAGCTGTTCGGCGTAGAACTCGGCGGCGGCGGCGTGCGCGGCGACCAGGCGCTGGCGCTGCCCCTGCTGCGGGCGCGGCGCGGCCGGGCCGCCCTCGATCCGGCGCAGCTGGATGCCCGCGCGGTCGGCCAGCCGCTCGACCGCCTCGATGAAGGTCAGGTGATCGATCTTCTGGATGAAGTTGATCACGTCGCCGCCTTCGCCGCAGCCGTGGCAGAACCACACGTTGCGGCCCTGGGACACGGTGAACGACGGCGTCTTCTCGTCGTGGAACGGGCACAGGCCCTTCAGGTTGCCGCCCCCGGCGTTCTTGAGGGTGACCTGTTCACCGGCGACGTCCACGATCGAGCTGCGCTCGCGTACGAGCGCGATGTCCTCGTCGCGGATGCGTCCCCCAGCCATGCGCTACATCCTGCCAGCCCCCGCCGACGCCCCGCACGACCGATCCCGCCCAGACGTGGCCCATCCCACCTCAGCGCGTCAGGAACCGCCGCCGGCCAGGCGCGCGTGCCAGGACTGGGCGGCGGGGTCGGTGAGGGAGGCGACCTGGTCGATGATCACGCGCCAGCGGGCGGCGTCGTCGGGCGCCTCGTGCCACAGCGGCGCGAACACCGGGTCCAGCTCGTCCGGCGCCCGGTCCGCCAGCACCGCCACCAGCTCGGTCAGGATCTCCCGCTGCTCGGTGTACCAGGGCTCCATGCCCCGGCGGCGCATCACGTACCGCAGGGCCATGCCCTTGAGCAGGGCACATCTGATCCGGGCGGCGGTCGGCACGATCAGATCGGCGTCGTAGTGGCGCAACCGGCCGTCGCCGTACTCCTCCCGGGTGGCGTCGAGCGCGGCGGCGACGAATCGGCCGGTCAGCGCGCTGGTGCAGGCCTTGAGGGCGATCTGCGCCCGGTACGACCCGTCGTAGGCCGCCAGCGGCGCCACCGCCGGATCGGCCAGCAGCTCGACCAGTGCCTCGTTCAGGGTGGCGGTCGACTCCGACGAGTACACCTTCGCCACGTCGGCGCAGAGCGCGGCCCGCTCGTCGGCGTCGGTCAGCAGCGGTCCCAGCGCGATGAAGCCGGAGAAGAACCCGTCCTCGACGTCGTGCACCGAGTACGCCACGTCGTCGGACCAGTCCATGACCTGCGCCTCCAGGCAGCGCCGGTCAGGATCGGGGGCGCCCTGGCGCACCCAGTCGAAGACGGGGCGGTCGTCGGCGTACACCCCGAACTTGCGGGTGCCCGCCCGGCGCGGCCACGGATACTTGCAGGTCGCGTCCAGTGAGGCCCGGGTCAGGTTGAGCCCGGCACCCTCCACCTTGGCCTCCAGCCGCGACAGCACCCGCAGCGTCTGCGCGTTGCCCTCGAAGCCGCCCCACGGCCGGGCCACCTCGTCGAGGGCGTCCTCGCCGTTGTGGCCGAACGGCGGGTGCCCGAGGTCGTGGGCCAGCCCGGCGACGTCGACGACGTCGGGATCG is a window from the Catellatospora sp. TT07R-123 genome containing:
- a CDS encoding ABC transporter ATP-binding protein encodes the protein MIYARNLVKRFGDFTAVDGIDLEVAPGEAFGFLGPNGAGKSSTMRMIGCVSHPTGGELRILGMDPVGEGSKVRARLGVCPQTDNLDPDLTVFENLTTYARYFGIPRTEGRRRAAELLEFVQLTEKAASTVEPLSGGMKRRLSIARAMINEPDLVLLDEPTTGLDPQARHLLWERLFRLKQRGVTLVLTTHYMDEAEQLCDRLVVMDGGKIVAEGSPRHLIETHSTREVVELRFGDETPASYVEKLAGIGDRLDPLPDRLLLYSTDGDAAVSEVHRRGFTPSSVLVRRSTLEDVFLILTGRTLVD
- the dnaG gene encoding DNA primase, producing MAGGRIRDEDIALVRERSSIVDVAGEQVTLKNAGGGNLKGLCPFHDEKTPSFTVSQGRNVWFCHGCGEGGDVINFIQKIDHLTFIEAVERLADRAGIQLRRIEGGPAAPRPQQGQRQRLVAAHAAAAEFYAEQLLTPGARAAREFLAQRGFDRDAAQRYGCGFAPADWDLLTKHLRGRGFSNAEMETAGLARLARSGSMVDRFRRRLLWPIRDVSGDVIGFGARKLFDDDDGPKYLNTPETPLYKKSHVLYGIDQAKREIARQGRAVIVEGYTDVMACHLAGVTTAVATCGTSFGSDHIGVLRRLLLDTDTFAGEIIFTFDGDAAGQKAALRAFGDDQRFVGQTFIAVSPDGMDPCELRLAKGELAVRDLVARREPLIAFALRSTLARFDLDTVEGRVGALRATAPMVAKIKDRSLLTGYAQKLAGDIGVDVDQVRTAVRNASSDTPAPAQRPAATAPDNPRLVVEREALKLAVQSPVLAGPVFDAVDETFYSHPPHQAVRAAIAAAGGASVGVAGAGWVNAVRDACADLAAQMLVLELAVEPVRYDGEPDSAYLHVVLARLQLAMLNQRIGEVKSKLQRINPVTEAEAYRARFTELVALEQHSRALKEKAAGGL
- a CDS encoding deoxyguanosinetriphosphate triphosphohydrolase; its protein translation is MVDPSERFAPEPGKDTGSGRSPYERDRARVLHSAGFRRLAAKTQVHTAGSGDFLRTRLTHSIEVAQIAREMGARLGCDPDVVDVAGLAHDLGHPPFGHNGEDALDEVARPWGGFEGNAQTLRVLSRLEAKVEGAGLNLTRASLDATCKYPWPRRAGTRKFGVYADDRPVFDWVRQGAPDPDRRCLEAQVMDWSDDVAYSVHDVEDGFFSGFIALGPLLTDADERAALCADVAKVYSSESTATLNEALVELLADPAVAPLAAYDGSYRAQIALKACTSALTGRFVAAALDATREEYGDGRLRHYDADLIVPTAARIRCALLKGMALRYVMRRRGMEPWYTEQREILTELVAVLADRAPDELDPVFAPLWHEAPDDAARWRVIIDQVASLTDPAAQSWHARLAGGGS